From a region of the Pseudonocardia sp. T1-2H genome:
- a CDS encoding enoyl-CoA hydratase/isomerase family protein has product MSNEKPLLVERHGPVGVLTLDRPKAHNALSRTLISALVQALNEMENDGRIRVVVIAGSERTFCAGADIDEITTMMGVPVLDPLPIDPLFELLGRYRKPTVAAVRGLALGGGCEIALACDIAIAGQSARFGVPEVALGVLPGAGGTQRLVHALGKAKAMKMLLTGDHVDADYAYAAGLVAEVVSDTDVLDHATALANRIASNGPLAVQLAMNSARNAFEATLAQGLTVERRNFHILLSSEDAQEGVDAFLAKRPPQFTGQ; this is encoded by the coding sequence ATGAGCAACGAGAAGCCGCTGCTGGTCGAGCGGCACGGTCCGGTCGGCGTTTTGACCCTGGATCGGCCGAAGGCCCACAACGCGCTCAGCCGCACGCTGATCTCCGCACTCGTCCAGGCGCTGAACGAGATGGAGAACGACGGGAGGATCCGGGTCGTGGTGATCGCCGGCTCCGAACGCACCTTCTGCGCCGGCGCCGACATCGACGAGATCACCACTATGATGGGCGTCCCTGTCCTCGACCCCCTGCCGATCGATCCGCTCTTCGAGCTCCTCGGGCGCTACCGCAAACCGACCGTGGCCGCCGTGCGCGGCCTCGCCCTCGGCGGCGGATGCGAGATCGCCCTCGCCTGCGACATCGCCATCGCCGGACAGAGCGCACGCTTCGGGGTCCCCGAGGTCGCCCTCGGCGTCCTGCCCGGAGCCGGTGGCACCCAGCGACTCGTCCACGCCCTCGGCAAGGCCAAGGCGATGAAGATGCTGCTGACCGGTGATCACGTCGACGCCGACTATGCCTACGCGGCCGGCCTCGTCGCCGAGGTCGTGTCCGACACCGATGTGCTCGACCACGCGACCGCGCTCGCGAACCGCATCGCCTCCAACGGACCACTCGCTGTCCAGCTCGCCATGAACTCCGCCCGCAACGCCTTCGAGGCCACCCTGGCCCAGGGCCTGACAGTCGAACGACGCAACTTCCACATCCTTCTCTCCAGCGAAGACGCGCAGGAAGGCGTCGACGCCTTCCTCGCCAAGCGGCCGCCCCAGTTCACAGGCCAGTAG
- a CDS encoding thiolase family protein, whose product MSTREAVIVDAVRTPVGKRGGLLKDWHPTDLLAHTLSTLVSRSRFDPAALDDVIIGCVLQRGEQTGNIARSAVMGAGFPESLPATTIDRQCGSGQQAVHFAAQAIGSGEYSFAVGGGVESMTRVELGPLFEPGAGPGPWYGERALARYEGNLLAQGPSAELVVQKWGLTREQLDAYSVGSHARAARAAADGRLADQLVPVEVGDGRGGTTTMTRDEGIRDSIDPARMAQLKPVFAPDGAITAGNASQMSDGAAALLVAERAAAEAAGLRPRARIVSMAVAADDPLLQFTAVLPATHKALAQAGMSVHDLDLVEVNEAFAPVPLIWQSEFDYPADQINVNGGSIAIGHPLGSTGARMMTGLLAELERTGGRYGLLTICEGMGMANATIIERLG is encoded by the coding sequence GTGTCCACCCGTGAAGCCGTCATCGTCGACGCCGTGCGCACCCCGGTCGGGAAACGCGGCGGCTTACTCAAGGACTGGCACCCCACCGACCTGCTCGCTCACACCCTGAGCACCCTGGTCTCCCGGAGCCGGTTCGACCCGGCCGCCCTCGACGACGTGATCATCGGGTGCGTTCTGCAACGCGGCGAGCAGACCGGCAACATTGCCCGCAGCGCCGTCATGGGCGCCGGCTTCCCCGAGTCGCTGCCAGCCACCACTATCGACCGCCAGTGCGGCTCGGGCCAGCAGGCCGTCCACTTCGCCGCCCAGGCGATCGGATCCGGTGAGTACTCCTTCGCCGTCGGCGGGGGCGTTGAGTCCATGACCCGCGTCGAGCTCGGGCCTCTGTTCGAACCCGGCGCCGGGCCCGGCCCCTGGTATGGGGAACGGGCGCTGGCCCGCTACGAGGGCAACCTGCTCGCCCAGGGCCCCTCCGCGGAGCTGGTCGTGCAGAAATGGGGCCTGACCCGTGAGCAGCTCGACGCCTACAGCGTCGGCAGCCACGCCCGCGCCGCGCGTGCCGCGGCAGACGGACGTCTCGCCGACCAGCTGGTGCCGGTCGAGGTCGGCGACGGCCGCGGCGGGACCACGACGATGACCCGCGACGAGGGCATCCGAGACTCAATCGACCCCGCGCGGATGGCGCAGCTCAAGCCGGTCTTCGCCCCGGACGGGGCCATCACCGCGGGCAACGCCTCACAGATGAGCGACGGGGCCGCGGCCCTCCTGGTCGCCGAGCGCGCCGCCGCTGAGGCAGCCGGGCTGCGCCCGAGGGCACGGATCGTGTCCATGGCCGTGGCCGCCGACGACCCACTGCTGCAGTTCACCGCGGTACTCCCGGCCACCCACAAAGCTCTCGCCCAGGCCGGCATGAGCGTCCACGATCTCGACCTCGTCGAGGTCAACGAAGCCTTCGCCCCGGTCCCTCTGATCTGGCAGAGCGAGTTCGACTACCCCGCCGACCAGATCAACGTCAACGGCGGCTCCATCGCGATCGGCCACCCCCTCGGCTCGACCGGCGCCCGCATGATGACCGGCCTGCTCGCCGAGCTCGAACGCACAGGCGGCCGCTACGGGCTGCTCACCATCTGCGAAGGCATGGGCATGGCCAACGCCACGATCATCGAACGCCTCGGCTGA
- a CDS encoding class I adenylate-forming enzyme family protein translates to MRIDGESWYVLRHSSGTTGKPKGVAYTHHGWVTKCRNWAYCLERMTVRTIIAHGAPISHASGYFFLPAWLPGGANLLFGAIRAGQGPDDDARDRATHMFASPGILAMPPRHPDAAAQPWTDLQSMAVGGAPITDAAALPPATSSAIPSCSCSDRPRFVPVTHMGSEEWFANIKGSNPLRSAGRVVPYAQVKIVGPDGAELPTDEEGEIVARAEGQMRGCWGDEELTKAGLADGWVHTNGIGKFNANGFLCVLDRTDDMIVSGGYNIWPAELETVIAEAPRRAEVAVFGVPDGRWGETPMAVVTVAAPSTVSADELVEARVNGSAPTRSPAGSSSPPTRSRSTSSASCCARPCANRTEKGTTAGSPGRDR, encoded by the coding sequence ATCCGGATCGACGGCGAGTCCTGGTACGTCCTCCGCCACTCCAGCGGCACCACCGGCAAGCCCAAGGGCGTCGCCTACACCCACCACGGCTGGGTGACCAAGTGCCGGAACTGGGCCTACTGCCTCGAGCGGATGACCGTCCGGACGATCATCGCCCACGGCGCGCCGATCTCGCACGCCTCGGGCTACTTCTTCCTTCCGGCGTGGCTCCCTGGCGGGGCGAACCTACTGTTCGGGGCCATTCGAGCCGGACAAGGTCCTGACGATGATGCGCGCGACCGGGCCACCCACATGTTCGCCTCACCCGGCATCCTCGCCATGCCACCCCGCCACCCCGATGCCGCGGCCCAGCCGTGGACGGACCTGCAGTCCATGGCCGTCGGCGGCGCGCCGATCACCGACGCCGCGGCCCTGCCGCCCGCGACGTCTTCGGCGATACCCTCGTGCAGCTGTTCGGACAGACCGAGGTTCGTGCCGGTGACCCACATGGGCTCCGAGGAATGGTTCGCCAACATCAAGGGGTCGAACCCGCTGCGCTCGGCTGGCCGGGTCGTCCCTTACGCCCAGGTCAAGATCGTCGGCCCGGACGGAGCGGAGCTCCCAACGGACGAGGAGGGCGAGATCGTCGCGCGCGCCGAAGGGCAGATGCGCGGCTGCTGGGGCGACGAGGAGCTGACCAAGGCCGGTCTGGCCGACGGCTGGGTGCACACCAACGGCATCGGCAAGTTCAACGCCAACGGGTTCCTCTGCGTCCTCGACCGCACCGACGACATGATCGTCTCCGGCGGCTACAACATCTGGCCCGCCGAGCTCGAAACAGTGATCGCGGAAGCACCCCGCCGTGCCGAGGTCGCCGTGTTCGGTGTCCCCGACGGGCGCTGGGGTGAGACCCCGATGGCGGTGGTCACCGTGGCCGCCCCTTCCACCGTCAGCGCCGACGAGCTCGTCGAGGCCCGCGTAAACGGCTCGGCTCCTACAAGAAGCCCGGCCGGGTCGAGCTCACCACCGACCCGCTCCCGAAGTACGTCGTCGGCAAGCTGCTGCGCAAGGCCCTGCGCGAACCGCACTGAGAAGGGCACGACCGCCGGATCTCCGGGTCGTGACCGATGA
- a CDS encoding TetR/AcrR family transcriptional regulator produces MASSSNAASRPVQQRAKQTRARILDAAVACLAEDGYSRSTTTAIQKRAGVSMGSLLHQFPSKDELLVAAVQHLAEARTGDLIVGPPDPKRGEDIDAAVETMWATYRGPLFAATIELLGRLADQRRAP; encoded by the coding sequence ATGGCGTCGTCCTCCAACGCGGCCTCTCGACCGGTGCAGCAGCGGGCTAAACAGACCCGTGCCCGGATCCTGGACGCCGCGGTAGCCTGCCTGGCCGAGGACGGCTACAGCCGCAGCACGACCACGGCGATCCAGAAACGGGCCGGCGTGTCGATGGGCAGCCTGCTGCACCAGTTTCCCTCCAAGGACGAGCTCCTGGTGGCTGCCGTGCAACACCTCGCCGAGGCCCGGACCGGCGATCTCATCGTGGGCCCGCCCGACCCCAAGCGGGGCGAGGACATCGACGCCGCGGTCGAGACCATGTGGGCGACCTATCGTGGGCCGCTGTTCGCCGCGACCATCGAGCTTCTGGGTCGCCTCGCGGACCAACGCCGAGCTCCGTGA
- a CDS encoding acyl-CoA dehydrogenase family protein, which yields MCIAPRAEAARWLCYRRLGLRDGLPHTREAAMVKWLVPHLAVQAINDCIVPHGHVGWSTEMPLQQLLLDVSGLQIGEGAPQIQNLVIARHLIGRQYTG from the coding sequence ATGTGTATCGCGCCGCGCGCCGAAGCGGCCCGCTGGCTCTGCTACCGCAGGCTGGGTCTGCGCGACGGCCTGCCGCACACCCGCGAGGCCGCGATGGTCAAGTGGTTGGTCCCGCACCTCGCGGTGCAGGCCATCAACGACTGCATCGTCCCGCACGGTCACGTCGGATGGTCCACCGAGATGCCCCTGCAGCAGCTCCTGCTCGACGTCAGCGGACTGCAGATCGGCGAAGGCGCCCCGCAGATCCAGAATCTCGTCATCGCCCGTCACCTCATCGGCCGCCAGTACACCGGCTGA
- a CDS encoding LLM class flavin-dependent oxidoreductase, with the protein MENGLFYTPLTGASRAEIECGMAGKNEAYFQRMLHELTEQAQRADALGYDKLAISEHHFQIEGFEVPNNPVMFNAYLAAQTKNIKLGQLGILAAARHPLLVAEDIVLLDHMTQGRCFVGLARGAHTRAVNVLADKYGIKAPTPGLTDPAARQLNHERFVENFELMKMAWTQDTFKFTGKYWQVPPDDVVFGHEGTAKYGRGQNAEGRIDEIGIVPRPFTKPYPQVYVPFTASPATVEWCARNQIRLVAFTSIHEQIDEILTRYQRAANEAGQAIGYGDGVAHFKTIIISDTEEEARHHAENVAWAWAEWLGGYGFNEAFRLPGETGPIPNNFETTQRGHRFILYGTADQVLRQLEPFVEQYNVGELFNWVFNGVMPHDAVLKSFELYAEKVAPKLP; encoded by the coding sequence ATGGAGAACGGGCTCTTCTACACGCCGCTCACCGGTGCGTCCCGGGCCGAGATCGAATGCGGGATGGCAGGCAAGAATGAGGCCTACTTCCAACGGATGTTGCACGAGCTGACCGAGCAGGCCCAGCGCGCCGATGCGCTCGGTTATGACAAGCTCGCCATCTCGGAGCACCACTTTCAGATCGAGGGATTCGAGGTCCCGAACAACCCGGTCATGTTCAATGCCTACCTGGCAGCGCAGACCAAGAACATCAAGCTCGGCCAACTGGGCATCCTGGCCGCCGCACGACACCCACTGCTGGTCGCCGAGGACATCGTGCTCCTAGATCACATGACCCAGGGACGCTGCTTCGTCGGTCTGGCCCGTGGGGCACACACCCGTGCGGTGAACGTGCTCGCCGACAAATACGGGATCAAGGCTCCAACTCCTGGACTCACGGACCCGGCAGCCCGGCAGTTGAACCACGAGCGGTTCGTCGAAAACTTCGAGCTCATGAAGATGGCCTGGACACAGGACACCTTCAAATTCACCGGGAAGTACTGGCAGGTCCCTCCGGATGACGTCGTCTTCGGCCACGAGGGCACCGCGAAGTACGGCCGAGGCCAGAACGCGGAGGGCCGGATTGATGAGATCGGGATCGTTCCCCGTCCGTTCACTAAGCCCTACCCCCAAGTCTACGTGCCCTTCACGGCGAGCCCGGCGACCGTGGAGTGGTGTGCCAGAAACCAGATCCGCCTGGTGGCGTTCACCTCGATCCACGAGCAGATCGACGAGATCCTGACCCGGTACCAGCGGGCCGCGAACGAAGCCGGACAAGCAATCGGGTACGGCGACGGCGTCGCACACTTCAAGACGATCATCATCTCGGATACCGAGGAAGAAGCACGCCACCACGCCGAGAACGTCGCGTGGGCGTGGGCTGAATGGCTCGGTGGATACGGATTCAACGAAGCGTTCCGACTGCCTGGCGAAACCGGCCCCATCCCGAACAACTTCGAGACCACCCAGCGAGGCCACCGGTTCATCTTGTACGGCACCGCGGACCAGGTTCTCCGCCAATTGGAACCGTTCGTCGAGCAGTACAACGTCGGTGAGCTCTTCAACTGGGTCTTCAACGGAGTCATGCCTCACGACGCTGTCCTGAAGTCTTTCGAGCTGTATGCGGAGAAGGTCGCGCCCAAGCTTCCGTGA
- a CDS encoding cysteine hydrolase family protein: MAVDLDKERIAILVCHLQRDVIENEKTLGAVFGPEAAARKVVAQAGRLLDGARSAGAPCVLIRIAWRADRSNLLTNLPLLRMAAGLDALIEGNPGAEFVDDLPRRDSDIVLTHHRTNPFLGSDLHTILQARDVDTVVLCGVATNMIVQATAFAAADLGYRVVIVEDACAAGTPAAHTAAMETLGLLADIAHTDDVASALS, from the coding sequence ATGGCTGTCGACCTCGACAAGGAGAGAATCGCGATTCTCGTCTGTCACCTACAGCGGGACGTGATCGAGAACGAGAAGACGCTCGGTGCCGTGTTTGGGCCCGAGGCTGCCGCCCGGAAGGTGGTAGCACAGGCCGGTCGGCTCCTCGACGGTGCGAGGTCAGCTGGCGCACCGTGTGTGCTGATCCGGATCGCTTGGCGGGCGGACCGATCGAACCTGCTGACGAACCTGCCGCTGCTCCGGATGGCGGCCGGTCTCGATGCGCTGATCGAGGGAAACCCTGGCGCGGAGTTCGTCGACGACCTGCCACGCCGGGACAGCGACATCGTCCTCACCCACCACCGCACCAACCCGTTCCTCGGAAGTGACCTGCACACCATTCTGCAGGCCCGCGACGTGGACACGGTCGTGCTCTGCGGTGTCGCGACGAACATGATCGTCCAAGCCACCGCCTTCGCCGCAGCCGACCTCGGCTACCGGGTCGTCATCGTCGAGGACGCCTGCGCCGCGGGTACGCCCGCGGCCCACACGGCGGCGATGGAGACGCTGGGGCTGCTCGCCGATATCGCGCACACCGACGACGTCGCCAGCGCACTGTCGTAG
- a CDS encoding LLM class flavin-dependent oxidoreductase, whose amino-acid sequence MSLTISCTFATSNQSHEHARIAEELGYTRAWFYDSPSLYSDVWVQLCRAADRTERIILGPGCLIPSLRHPATSASAIATLASIAGRERVCVAFGTGFTGRLMLGKRPMRWADVSHYVRTVRALLRGEQVEWDGSIIQLMYTEGFGMPLPLEVPVVLGAAGPKGAAAAREVADGVLCAPEALPGFDWTILFNYGTVLDEGEDPDSERVIAAAGPGMTMVFHFLYEHRMLDKLPGADAWAAAYEGIDPATKHLAMHDRHLVAVTERDRPFISGDVLMASGMAMTPQQLRDKLAKMEESGVTEVAYQPAGPDIPRELEAFAKAAHD is encoded by the coding sequence GTGTCGTTGACGATTTCCTGTACCTTCGCCACCTCCAACCAGTCGCACGAGCATGCCCGGATCGCCGAGGAACTCGGCTACACGCGAGCGTGGTTCTACGACTCCCCGTCGCTCTACTCTGACGTCTGGGTCCAGCTCTGTCGGGCAGCCGACCGCACGGAGCGCATCATCCTTGGCCCCGGGTGTCTGATTCCCTCGCTGCGGCATCCGGCCACGAGCGCCTCCGCGATCGCGACGCTCGCCTCCATCGCGGGACGCGAGCGCGTGTGTGTCGCGTTCGGTACCGGTTTCACCGGGCGTCTGATGTTGGGCAAGCGGCCGATGAGGTGGGCCGACGTCAGCCACTACGTGCGGACGGTCCGCGCACTCCTGCGCGGCGAGCAGGTGGAGTGGGACGGCAGCATCATCCAACTGATGTACACCGAGGGCTTCGGTATGCCGCTCCCGCTCGAGGTTCCCGTCGTCCTGGGCGCCGCCGGACCCAAGGGGGCGGCAGCGGCACGCGAGGTGGCCGACGGCGTCCTGTGCGCGCCGGAGGCACTGCCGGGATTCGATTGGACCATCCTGTTCAACTACGGGACCGTCCTCGACGAGGGCGAGGACCCGGACTCCGAGCGAGTAATCGCGGCAGCCGGCCCGGGAATGACGATGGTGTTCCATTTCCTGTATGAGCACCGAATGCTCGACAAGCTGCCCGGCGCGGATGCGTGGGCGGCCGCGTACGAGGGGATCGATCCCGCTACTAAGCACCTGGCCATGCACGATCGCCACCTGGTCGCGGTGACGGAGAGGGACCGGCCGTTCATCTCGGGCGATGTGCTGATGGCGAGCGGGATGGCGATGACGCCGCAGCAGCTCCGCGACAAGCTCGCGAAGATGGAGGAGTCCGGCGTCACCGAGGTGGCCTACCAGCCGGCGGGACCGGACATTCCGCGCGAGCTGGAGGCTTTCGCGAAAGCGGCGCACGACTGA
- a CDS encoding LLM class flavin-dependent oxidoreductase encodes MRFGMLSICDNDPEKRSTQQFYQDLLDEIVLAEELGFEDYWVAEHHYSNYGVVPSPAVLLAAAASRTSRIGLGSGVSILPFHDPLQVAEDYAMVDVLSNGRLTFGAGRGFLIHEYEAFGILNQQDSRERFDEALAIIQKAWEGERFSFDGKHYTVDEVKLNVVPLQRPGPPIYQAALSPSSYEKAAALGVPVAGVATTLRTLDRIEERVGSFKRLWAESGRDADTVDVPITWYTFVVPEQDRVYEDAGRHLIDYFRSIGNIFDPEKVDNPEARQVYEELHEWNNTVTYEFIENNTDVALFGDPDTVIAKLERIRAAGVEKVHCVMNFGNRPHDEVAASMELFAKEVMPALR; translated from the coding sequence ATGCGGTTCGGCATGCTGAGCATTTGCGACAACGACCCCGAGAAGCGGAGTACGCAGCAGTTCTACCAAGACCTGCTCGACGAGATCGTGCTCGCGGAGGAGCTCGGATTCGAGGACTACTGGGTCGCTGAACACCACTACAGCAACTACGGGGTCGTGCCCTCCCCCGCAGTCCTGCTGGCCGCCGCGGCGAGCAGGACGAGCCGGATCGGACTGGGCTCCGGAGTGAGTATCCTTCCTTTCCACGATCCACTGCAGGTCGCCGAGGACTACGCGATGGTCGACGTACTCAGCAACGGGCGCTTGACCTTCGGCGCCGGCCGCGGGTTTCTCATCCACGAGTACGAGGCGTTCGGCATCCTGAACCAGCAGGACAGCCGCGAGCGGTTCGACGAGGCGCTGGCGATCATCCAGAAGGCCTGGGAAGGGGAGCGGTTCAGCTTCGACGGGAAGCACTACACCGTCGACGAGGTGAAGCTCAACGTCGTGCCCCTGCAACGGCCGGGACCGCCGATCTACCAAGCGGCGCTGAGCCCGTCGAGTTACGAGAAGGCGGCAGCGCTCGGCGTGCCGGTCGCGGGGGTCGCGACCACCCTGCGCACCCTGGACCGGATCGAGGAACGGGTCGGCAGCTTCAAACGTCTGTGGGCCGAGTCGGGCCGCGACGCGGACACGGTCGACGTACCGATCACCTGGTACACCTTCGTGGTACCTGAGCAAGACCGGGTCTACGAAGACGCTGGGCGCCACCTCATCGACTACTTCCGGAGCATCGGGAACATCTTCGACCCGGAGAAGGTGGACAACCCGGAAGCCCGACAGGTCTACGAAGAGCTCCACGAATGGAATAACACCGTCACCTACGAATTCATCGAGAACAACACCGACGTGGCCCTGTTCGGTGATCCGGATACCGTGATCGCCAAGCTCGAGCGGATCCGCGCCGCAGGTGTCGAAAAGGTGCACTGCGTGATGAACTTCGGTAACAGGCCACACGACGAGGTCGCCGCCTCGATGGAGCTCTTCGCGAAAGAGGTCATGCCCGCGCTCCGCTGA